The proteins below come from a single Malus sylvestris chromosome 3, drMalSylv7.2, whole genome shotgun sequence genomic window:
- the LOC126614581 gene encoding ABSCISIC ACID-INSENSITIVE 5-like protein 1 isoform X2 — translation MELDLPLEQQEGLSKDSSHPSTNSTKHNSIFSLTLDEIQCKSGRNFGSMNMDEFLANIWSVEEDQEPSKGDQDSANEKDTTFQPKTLSRQGSFCIPTPLCKKTVDEVWSEIDKSRPRFHDPSSSIGSSGPSGPPQRQQTIGEITLEDFLVKAGVVQESPSKSKPSEKRVASTPIQLHCGNRFDADFGIGGQVFASAFLNPQNAMENELFSGNGYPIGTTYPMFGTQSMGESFCLSDIEKCHSLPESSSGGGAKNKKRIIDGPPEVVVERRQRRMIKNRESAARSRARKQAYTVELEAELNQLKEENTKLKQSVDESEKRRKQEVLRRKEIKQSTRAQKLAEKLRTMRRAVSLP, via the exons ATGGAACTTGATCTGCCGCTAGAACAACAAGAAGGATTGTCGAAAGACAGCTCTCATCCTTCAACGAATAGTACTAAACACAACTCCATATTCTCACTCACTCTTGATGAAATTCAATGCAAGAGTGGGAGGAATTTCGGGTCCATGAACATGGACGAGTTCCTTGCCAACATTTGGAGCGTCGAAGAAGACCAAGAACCAAGCAAAGGTGATCAAGATTCTGCCAATGAGAAGGACACAACTTTCCAGCCCAAGACTTTGTCTCGACAGGGCTCGTTCTGTATTCCCACCCCGCTTTGCAAGAAAACTGTAGATGAGGTGTGGTCTGAAATTGACAAAAGTCGACCACGATTCCATGACCCCAGCAGCAGCATTGGCAGTTCTGGTCCTTCTGGACCTCCGCAGCGCCAGCAAACCATCGGAGAAATTACCCTAGAAGATTTCCTTGTAAAAGCTGGGGTTGTTCAAGAGTCGCCGTCCAAGTCCAAGCCTTCTGAGAAGAGAGTGGCAAGCACCCCAATTCAACTGCATTGTGGTAACAGATTTGATGCAGATTTTGGAATTGGGGGGCAAGTGTTTGCCTCAGCATTTTTAAACCCCCAAAACGCTATGGAAAACGAATTATTTTCCGGAAATGGATATCCAATTGGTACTACATACCCAATGTTTGGTACACAGAGCATGGGAGAATCATTTTGTCTTAGTGACATTGAGAAATGTCATAGTTTGCCAGAATCGAGTAGCGGGGGTGGGGCAAAGAACAAGAAGAGGATCATAGACGGTCCACCAGAGGTAGTAGTGGAGCGGAGGCAACGCAGGATGATCAAGAATCGAGAGTCTGCAGCTAGGTCTCGTGCCAGGAAACAG GCATACACTGTGGAATTGGAAGCTGAGTTGAATCAACTTAAAGAGGAGAACACAAAGCTGAAGCAAAGTGTG GACGAGTCTGAAAAAAGGCGCAAGCAAGAG GTATTGAGGAGGAAGGAGATTAAACAATCCACAAGAGCACAAAAGTTGGCAGAAAAGTTGAGGACAATGAGGAGGGCTGTAAGCTTGCCGTAG
- the LOC126614581 gene encoding ABSCISIC ACID-INSENSITIVE 5-like protein 1 isoform X1 has protein sequence MVVSEESGSVGYDHNGNDNMELDLPLEQQEGLSKDSSHPSTNSTKHNSIFSLTLDEIQCKSGRNFGSMNMDEFLANIWSVEEDQEPSKGDQDSANEKDTTFQPKTLSRQGSFCIPTPLCKKTVDEVWSEIDKSRPRFHDPSSSIGSSGPSGPPQRQQTIGEITLEDFLVKAGVVQESPSKSKPSEKRVASTPIQLHCGNRFDADFGIGGQVFASAFLNPQNAMENELFSGNGYPIGTTYPMFGTQSMGESFCLSDIEKCHSLPESSSGGGAKNKKRIIDGPPEVVVERRQRRMIKNRESAARSRARKQAYTVELEAELNQLKEENTKLKQSVDESEKRRKQEVLRRKEIKQSTRAQKLAEKLRTMRRAVSLP, from the exons ATGGTGGTTTCTGAAGAGTCTGGAAGCGTTGGCTATGATCACAATGGTAATGACAACATGGAACTTGATCTGCCGCTAGAACAACAAGAAGGATTGTCGAAAGACAGCTCTCATCCTTCAACGAATAGTACTAAACACAACTCCATATTCTCACTCACTCTTGATGAAATTCAATGCAAGAGTGGGAGGAATTTCGGGTCCATGAACATGGACGAGTTCCTTGCCAACATTTGGAGCGTCGAAGAAGACCAAGAACCAAGCAAAGGTGATCAAGATTCTGCCAATGAGAAGGACACAACTTTCCAGCCCAAGACTTTGTCTCGACAGGGCTCGTTCTGTATTCCCACCCCGCTTTGCAAGAAAACTGTAGATGAGGTGTGGTCTGAAATTGACAAAAGTCGACCACGATTCCATGACCCCAGCAGCAGCATTGGCAGTTCTGGTCCTTCTGGACCTCCGCAGCGCCAGCAAACCATCGGAGAAATTACCCTAGAAGATTTCCTTGTAAAAGCTGGGGTTGTTCAAGAGTCGCCGTCCAAGTCCAAGCCTTCTGAGAAGAGAGTGGCAAGCACCCCAATTCAACTGCATTGTGGTAACAGATTTGATGCAGATTTTGGAATTGGGGGGCAAGTGTTTGCCTCAGCATTTTTAAACCCCCAAAACGCTATGGAAAACGAATTATTTTCCGGAAATGGATATCCAATTGGTACTACATACCCAATGTTTGGTACACAGAGCATGGGAGAATCATTTTGTCTTAGTGACATTGAGAAATGTCATAGTTTGCCAGAATCGAGTAGCGGGGGTGGGGCAAAGAACAAGAAGAGGATCATAGACGGTCCACCAGAGGTAGTAGTGGAGCGGAGGCAACGCAGGATGATCAAGAATCGAGAGTCTGCAGCTAGGTCTCGTGCCAGGAAACAG GCATACACTGTGGAATTGGAAGCTGAGTTGAATCAACTTAAAGAGGAGAACACAAAGCTGAAGCAAAGTGTG GACGAGTCTGAAAAAAGGCGCAAGCAAGAG GTATTGAGGAGGAAGGAGATTAAACAATCCACAAGAGCACAAAAGTTGGCAGAAAAGTTGAGGACAATGAGGAGGGCTGTAAGCTTGCCGTAG